A region from the Medicago truncatula cultivar Jemalong A17 chromosome 6, MtrunA17r5.0-ANR, whole genome shotgun sequence genome encodes:
- the LOC25480218 gene encoding receptor-like protein EIX1, translating into MNKCVETERIALLKFRDAINLNREFNSSWKGEECCKWEGILCDNFTHHVTSLHLLFFGFGGKLDSSICELKHLTYLNLNDNQFEGKIPKCIGSLGNLIELDLGGNYFVGVIPPSLGNLSNLQTLDLGVFNYLTANDLEWLSHLSNLRYLDISFVNLTLAVDWLSSISKIPYLSELYLYGCGLHQVNLESIPLLNTSISLKSLGLKDNELQSSILKSFRNMSQLQDLNLNSNQLSGKLSDNIQQLCTTKNDLRNLDLSNNPFNVMSLPDFSCFPFLETLSLRNTNVVGPFPKSFVHLSSLSSLDLGFNQLNGSQPLFEITKLVSLKTLYLSHNNLSGPFPHTIGQLSDLNELRLSSNKLNGTINETHLSNLSELKHFDVTQNSLSFNLSSNWVPPFKLEKLHASSCTLGPKFPLWLKHQRWLTDINISNCGISDSFPKWFWNLPSSLRYLDVSHNKLNGPLPKSLQSLNVNYEDIWVWDFSFNNLNGLLPPFPKLYALFLSNNMFTGTLSSFCSSSSQRLINLDLSSNMLVGPLPDCWEKFQSLIVLNLAENNFSGKVPKSLGALGQIESLHLNNNNFSGEIPSLILCQKLKLIDVGDNNLQGSLPMWLGHHLHQLIVLRLRANKFQGSIPTSMCNLSLLQILDLSQNNITGGIPECFSHIVALSNLKSPRNIFHYSSITVYEDSEVYEIGSFNDKEILTLKGYSREYETNLGYWTTIDLSCNHLIGEIPEGITKLVALAALNLSWNNLKGFIPSNIGHMESLQSLDLSRNHLSGRMPTSFSNLTFLSHMNLFSTT; encoded by the coding sequence ATGAACAAGTGCGTGGAAACAGAGAGGATTGCTCTCCTCAAGTTTAGAGATGCTATCAATCTTAATAGGGAATTCAATTCGTCATGGAAAGGTGAAGAATGTTGCAAATGGGAAGGAATTTTATGTGATAATTTCACTCATCATGTAACCAGTTTGCATCTCTTGTTTTTTGGATTTGGAGGTAAGTTAGATTCTTCAATATGTGAACTGAAACATCTTACTTATTTAAATCTCAATGATAATCAATTTGAAGGAAAGATTCCAAAGTGCATTGGTTCACTTGGTAACTTGATTGAGTTAGATCTTGGTGGtaattattttgttggtgtcattcCTCCTAGTTTGGGGAACCTTTCCAATTTACAAACTCTTGACCTTGGAGTATTTAATTACTTGACTGCAAATGACCTTGAATGGCTTTCTCATCTCTCTAATTTGAGATACCTTGATATATCATTTGTTAATCTCACTCTAGCTGTTGATTGGTTGTCATCAATAAGCAAAATTCCTTATCTATCTGAACTTTATTTATATGGTTGTGGGCTCCATCAAGTCAATCTTGAATCTATTCCTCTTCTGAATACTTCCATTTCTCTGAAATCTCTTGGTCTCAAAGATAATGAACTACAAAGTAGCATACTAAAATCTTTTAGGAATATGTCTCAACTGCAAGATTTGAACCTGAATTCCAATCAATTGTCCGGCAAACTTAGTGACAACATACAACAATTGTGTACCACGAAAAATGATTTAAGGAATTTGGATCTAAGCAATAACCCATTCAATGTGATGTCACTTCCAGATTTTTCATGTTTTCCATTTTTGGAGACATTATCTCTTCGAAATACCAATGTTGTCGGTCCATTTCCAAAATCATTTGTTCATTTGTCTTCCCTTTCTTCTCTAGATCTCGGTTTTAACCAATTGAATGGATCACAACCACTATTTGAGATAACTAAACTCGTCTCATTAAAAACACTCTATCTCTCCCATAATAATTTAAGTGGGCCATTTCCACATACAATTGGTCAACTTTCTGATCTAAATGAGTTACGTCTCTCTTCAAATAAGTTAAACGGCACCATTAATGAAACACATTTATCAAACTTATCTGAATTGAAACATTTTGATGTGACTCAaaattcactttcattcaacTTGAGTTCAAACTGGGTTCCACCTTTCAAACtggaaaaactacatgcatCATCATGCACATTGGGTCCTAAATTTCCATTATGGCTCAAACATCAAAGGTGGCTTACTGATATAAATATCTCTAATTGTGGTATTTCAGATTCATTTCCTAAATGGTTCTGGAATTTACCTTCGAGTTTGAGATACTTGGATGTTTCCCATAACAAACTCAATGGACCCTTGCCAAAATCCTTACAAAGTCTGAATGTAAATTATGAAGATATTTGGGTGTGGGATTTTAgtttcaacaatttgaatggttTACTGCCTCCATTTCCAAAGTTGTACGCTCTATTTCTCTCAAATAATATGTTTACAGGGACCCTGTCTTCTTTTTGTTCATCCTCATCTCAACGTTTAATTAATTTAGACTTGTCTAGTAATATGTTAGTGGGGCCACTTCCAGATTGTTGGGAGAAGTTTCAATCTTTAATAGTTCTAAATTTGGCAGAGAATAATTTCTCAGGGAAAGTACCCAAATCACTTGGTGCTCTAGGACAAATTGAATCACTCCATTTAAATAATAACAACTTCTCCGGTGAAATTCCATCTTTGATCCTTtgtcaaaaattgaaattaattgatGTTGGAGATAACAATCTCCAAGGATCATTACCTATGTGGCTAGGCCATCATCTTCATCAGTTGATTGTTTTACGTCTACGGGCAAATAAGTTCCAAGGAAGCATTCCAACAAGTATGTGTAATCTATCACTTCTTCAAATTCTGGATCTCTCTCAAAACAATATAACAGGAGGGATACCAGAATGCTTCAGTCACATAGTTGCTTTATCAAATTTGAAGTCTCCAAGAAACATATTTCACTATTCGTCAATCACAGTCTATGAGGACAGTGAAGTGTATGAAATTGGATCCTTCAATGACAAGGAAATATTGACATTGAAAGGATACAGCAGAGAATATGAGACAAATCTTGGCTATTGGACAACCATTGATCTTTCTTGCAACCATTTAATAGGAGAGATACCAGAAGGTATAACAAAACTCGTGGCATTAGCTGCTTTAAACCTTTCATGGAATAATCTCAAAGGATTTATTCCTAGCAACATTGGTCATATGGAAAGTTTACAATCACTCGACTTGTCAAGAAACCATCTTTCAGGTAGAATGCCAACAAGCTTTTCAAATTTGACATTTCTTAGTCACATGAACTTGTTTTCAACAACTTAG
- the LOC25495444 gene encoding receptor-like protein EIX1, which translates to MLHSGFNFLLCVVAILCINLLCVESFYPSKCVETERQALLKFKDALIHSKVNLTSWKGEECCKWEGISCHNLTGYVTSLNLKPFDYTKAVGGKLDYSICELQHLISLNLDNIGLEGKIPKCIGSLGKLIELKLMYNNFFGVIPPSLGNLSNLQTLDLSHNYLTANDLEWLSHLSDLRYLDLSEVNLTLAIDWLSSISKIHTLSELHLFGCGLHQVTPKSISYMNTSISLKSLDLGENSLNSSILPWVSNVGKVLITLDLSFNQFKGSKPLFEITKLASLQHLDLSHNELSGSFPHTIGQLSYLQELFLSSNKFNSVIIETHLSNLSHLRILDVAHNSLSFNLSLDSVPPFKLFALYASSCTLGPKFPVWLKHHGELRVLDISSSGISDSFPKWFWNLSSSLIYLNVSYNKLNGPLPKSIPNMKFSILENSSTINSDRHLSCS; encoded by the coding sequence ATGCTTCATTCTGggttcaattttcttctttgcGTGGTTGCAATTTTATGCATCAATTTGTTATGTGTTGAAAGTTTTTATCCAAGCAAGTGTGTGGAGACAGAGAGGCAAGCTCTCCTTAAGTTCAAAGATGCACTTATTCATAGTAAGGTCAATCTTACGTCATGGAAAGGTGAAGAATGTTGTAAATGGGAAGGAATTTCATGTCATAATTTAACTGGTTATGTAACCAGTTTGAATCTCAAACCTTTCGATTATACAAAAGCAGTTGGAGGTAAGTTAGATTATTCAATATGTGAACTTCAACATCTTATTTCTTTAAATCTTGATAATATTGGCTTAGAAGGAAAGATACCAAAGTGCATTGGTTCACTTGGTAAGTTGATAGAGTTAAAGCTTatgtacaataatttttttggtgtcATTCCTCCTAGTTTGGGGAACCTTTCCAATTTGCAAACTCTTGACCTTTCACATAATTATTTAACTGCAAATGACCTTGAATGGCTTTCTCATCTCTCTGATTTGAGATACCTTGATCTATCAGAGGTCAATCTCACACTGGCTATTGATTGGTTGTCATCAATAAGCAAAATTCATACTTTGTCTGAACTTCATTTATTTGGTTGTGGGCTCCATCAAGTCACTCCTAAATCTATTTCCTACATGAACACTTCAATTTCTCTGAAATCCCTTGATCTTGGAGAAAATAGTTTAAACTCttccattcttccatgggtgaGTAATGTTGGCAAAGTCCTAATAACTCTAGATCTCAGTTTTAACCAATTCAAGGGATCAAAACCACTATTTGAGATAACTAAACTTGCCTCATTGCAACATCTAGATCTCTCCCATAATGAGTTGAGTGGGTCATTTCCACATACGATTGGCCAACTTTCTTATCTTCAAGAATTGTTTCTCTCATCAAATAAGTTTAACAGTGTCATTATTGAAACACATCTATCAAACTTATCTCATTTAAGAATTTTGGATGTGGCTCAtaattcactttcattcaacTTAAGTTTAGATTCGGTTCCTCCTTTCAAACTTTTTGCACTTTATGCATCATCGTGCACATTGGGTCCAAAATTTCCAGTATGGCTCAAGCATCATGGGGAACTTCGTGTGCTAGACATCTCAAGTAGTGGTATTTCAGATTCATTTCCTAAATGGTTTTGGAACCTCTCTTCAAGTTTGATATACTTGAATGTTTCATATAACAAACTTAATGGACCCTTGCCAAAGTCAATTCCAAATATGAAATTCAGTATACTTGAGAATTCCAGCACTATTAATAGTGATAGACATTTAAGTTGCAGTTAA
- the LOC25495460 gene encoding receptor-like protein EIX2, with protein sequence MLHSGFNFLLCVVAILCINLLCVESFYPSKCVETERQALLKFKDALIHSKVNLTSWKGEECCKWEGISCHNLTGYVTSLNLKPFDYTKAVGGKLDYSICELQHLISLNLDNIGLEGKIPKCIGSLGKLIELKLMYNNFFGVIPPSLGNLSNLQTLDLSHNYLTANDLEWLSHLSDLRYLDLSEVNLTLAIDWLSSISKIHTLSELHLFGCGLHQVTPKSISYMNTSISLKSLDLGENSLNSSILPWVSNVGKVLITLDLSFNQFKGSKPLFEITKLASLQHLDLSHNELSGSFPHTIGQLSYLQELFLSSNKFNSVIIETHLSNLSHLRILDVAHNSLSFNLSLDSVPPFKLFALYASSCTLGPKFPVWLKHHGELRVLDISSSGISDSFPKWFWNLSSSLIYLNVSYNKLNGPLPKSIPNMKFSILENVWDFSFNNLNGSLPPFPKFYALFLSSNMFTESLSSFCTSSSLGLTYLDLSSNLLKGQLSNCWKKFEMLQVLNLAQNQLSGKIPSFFGSLRHLESLHLNNNNFSGEIPPLTLCSSLTLIDVGDNNLQGILPMWIGSHLHRLIVLRLRVNKFQGNIPTSMCNLSFLQVLDLSENNITGKIPQCLGDIIALSNLNSPRKSFHYISYGFGYMDGKVYDVGSFNDKEILALKGSNREYGKNLGLMATIDLSSNHLTGEIPQSITKLVVLVGLNLSRNNLTGFIPSNIGHMESLESLDLSRNHLYGKMPTSFSSLTFLGYMNLSFNNLEGKIPLSTQLQTFDPSSYVGNSRLCGPPLINLFPDDVISPTSSNDKHVTSEEEDKLITFGFYVSLVIGFFVGFWGVCGTLVIKTSWRHAYFKFFNNLNDWIHVTLSVFVNRLKKRFQVED encoded by the coding sequence ATGCTTCATTCTGggttcaattttcttctttgcGTGGTTGCAATTTTATGCATCAATTTGTTATGTGTTGAAAGTTTTTATCCAAGCAAGTGTGTGGAGACAGAGAGGCAAGCTCTCCTTAAGTTCAAAGATGCACTTATTCATAGTAAGGTCAATCTTACGTCATGGAAAGGTGAAGAATGTTGTAAATGGGAAGGAATTTCATGTCATAATTTAACTGGTTATGTAACCAGTTTGAATCTCAAACCTTTCGATTATACAAAAGCAGTTGGAGGTAAGTTAGATTATTCAATATGTGAACTTCAACATCTTATTTCTTTAAATCTTGATAATATTGGCTTAGAAGGAAAGATACCAAAGTGCATTGGTTCACTTGGTAAGTTGATAGAGTTAAAGCTTatgtacaataatttttttggtgtcATTCCTCCTAGTTTGGGGAACCTTTCCAATTTGCAAACTCTTGACCTTTCACATAATTATTTAACTGCAAATGACCTTGAATGGCTTTCTCATCTCTCTGATTTGAGATACCTTGATCTATCAGAGGTCAATCTCACACTGGCTATTGATTGGTTGTCATCAATAAGCAAAATTCATACTTTGTCTGAACTTCATTTATTTGGTTGTGGGCTCCATCAAGTCACTCCTAAATCTATTTCCTACATGAACACTTCAATTTCTCTGAAATCCCTTGATCTTGGAGAAAATAGTTTAAACTCttccattcttccatgggtgaGTAATGTTGGCAAAGTCCTAATAACTCTAGATCTCAGTTTTAACCAATTCAAGGGATCAAAACCACTATTTGAGATAACTAAACTTGCCTCATTGCAACATCTAGATCTCTCCCATAATGAGTTGAGTGGGTCATTTCCACATACGATTGGCCAACTTTCTTATCTTCAAGAATTGTTTCTCTCATCAAATAAGTTTAACAGTGTCATTATTGAAACACATCTATCAAACTTATCTCATTTAAGAATTTTGGATGTGGCTCAtaattcactttcattcaacTTAAGTTTAGATTCGGTTCCTCCTTTCAAACTTTTTGCACTTTATGCATCATCGTGCACATTGGGTCCAAAATTTCCAGTATGGCTCAAGCATCATGGGGAACTTCGTGTGCTAGACATCTCAAGTAGTGGTATTTCAGATTCATTTCCTAAATGGTTTTGGAACCTCTCTTCAAGTTTGATATACTTGAATGTTTCATATAACAAACTTAATGGACCCTTGCCAAAGTCAATTCCAAATATGAAATTCAGTATACTTGAGAATGTGTGGGATTTTAgtttcaacaatttgaatggttCACTGCCTCCTTTTCCAAAGTTTTACGCTCTATTTCTCTCAAGTAATATGTTTACAGAGTCCTTATCTTCTTTTTGTACATCCTCGTCTCTGGGTTTAACGTATTTGGATTTGTCTAGTAACTTGCTAAAGGGTCAACTTTCAAATTGTtggaagaaatttgaaatgCTACAAGTTTTGAATTTGGCACAAAACCAGTTATCAGGAAAAATACCTAGCTTTTTTGGCTCTTTACGACATCTTGAGTCGCTTCACTTAAATAACAATAACTTTTCTGGTGAAATTCCACCTTTAACACTTTGTAGTAGCTTAACACTAATTGATGTCGGAGATAACAATCTCCAAGGAATATTACCAATGTGGATAGGCTCTCATCTTCATCGGTTGATTGTTTTACGTCTACGAGTAAATAAGTTCCAAGGAAACATTCCTACAAGTATGTGTAACTTATCATTTCTTCAAGTATTGGATCTCTCTGAAAACAATATTACAGGGAAAATACCACAATGCTTAGGTGACATAATTGCTTTATCTAATTTGAACTCTCCAAGAAAAAGTTTCCACTATATCTCATACGGATTTGGCTATATGGATGGCAAAGTGTATGACGTTGGCTCCTTCAATGACAAAGAAATATTGGCATTGAAAGGATCAAACAGAGAATATGGAAAAAATCTTGGATTGATGGCAACTATCGATCTTTCAAGCAACCACTTAACAGGTGAGATACCGCAAAGTATAACAAAGTTGGTGGTATTAGTTGGTTTAAACCTTTCAAGGAATAATCTCACAGGATTCATTCCTAGCAACATTGGTCATATGGAAAGTTTAGAATCATTGGACTTGTCAAGAAATCATCTCTACGGTAAAATGCCAACAAGCTTTTCAAGTTTGACATTTCTTGGTTACATGAACCTGTCATTCAACAATTTAGAAGGGAAAATTCCACTAAGCACTCAACTACAAACTTTTGATCCATCTTCATATGTGGGGAACAGTCGACTTTGTGGCCCACCACTCATAAACCTTTTCCCTGACGATGTAATTTCTCCAACTAGTAGCAATGACAAACATGTCACAAGTGAAGAAGAGGATAAGCTAATAACATTTGGGTTTTATGTTAGCTTGGTGATTggtttttttgttggattttggGGAGTTTGTGGAACTCTTGTGATAAAAACATCATGGAGGCATGCCTATTTCAAATTCttcaacaacttgaatgattgGATCCATGTCACACTATCAGTTTTTGTAAATAGGTTGAAGAAGAGATTTCAAGTGGAAGATTAA
- the LOC25495461 gene encoding receptor-like protein EIX1 produces MVAFHHGKVKSVANGKEFHVILKDCKCIGTLGQLIELNLGFNGLEGKIPKSVGSLGNLIELNLSGNKLVSVIPPGLGNLSNLQTLDLGFNDLTANDLEWISHLSNLRHLAVDRLSSISKTSSLSELHLLGCGLHQALPKSIPHLNSSISLKYLDLKENGLRSAIAHCAMESFHKNKCVETERRALLKFKDALLLERNDLTSWKGEECCKWEGISCDNFTHHVTSLDLFAFRLSGKLDSSICELKHLTSLNLAYNKLESKIPKCIGSLSKLIELNLIGNKLVSVIPPSLGNLSNLQTLDLGFNDLTANDLEWISHLSNLRHLGLSKVNLSLVVDWLSSISKIPSLSELDFYGCGLHQVNLESIPLLNTSISLKYLDLSYNEFQSSILKYFRNMSQLQELQLNYNKLSSKLSDNIQQLCSAKNGLRKLDLSDNPFIRGPLPDFSCFSSLEALSLRNANVVGTFL; encoded by the exons ATGGTAGCCTTTCATCATGGAAAGGTGAAGAGTGTTGCAAATGGAAAGGAATTTCAT GTTATACTAAAGGATTGCAAG TGCATTGGTACACTTGGTCAACTGATAGAGTTGAATCTTGGTTTTAATGGCTTAGAAGGAAAGATACCAAAAAGTGTTGGGTCACTTGGTAACTTGATAGAGTTAAATCTTAGTGgtaataaacttgttagtgtcATTCCTCCTGGTTTAGGGAACCTTTCCAATTTGCAAACTCTTGACCTTGGATTTAATGACTTGACTGCAAATGACCTTGAATGGATTTCTCACCTCTCTAATTTGAGACACCTTG CTGTTGATCGGTTGTCATCAATAAGCAAAACTTCATCTCTGTCTGAACTTCATTTACTCGGTTGTGGGCTCCATCAAGCACTTCCTAAATCTATTCCCCACCTGAATTCTTCCATTTCTCTTAAATATCTCGATCTTAAAGAAAATGGTTTAAGATCAGCCATTGCCCATTGTGCCATGG aaagttttcataaaaacaaGTGTGTGGAGACAGAGAGGAGAGCTCTGCTCAAGTTTAAAGATGCTCTCCTTCTTGAAAGGAACGACCTTACCTCATGGAAAGGTGAAGAATGTTGTAAATGGGAAGGGATTTCATGTGATAATTTCACTCATCATGTAACCAGTTTGGATCTCTTTGCTTTCAGATTGAGCGGTAAGTTAGATTCTTCAATATGTGAACTGAAACATCTTACTTCTTTAAATCTTGCTTATAATAAATTAGAAAGTAAGATACCAAAGTGCATTGGTTCACTTAGTAAGTTGATAGAGTTAAATCTTATTGGTAACAAACTTGTTAGTGTCATTCCTCCTAGTTTAGGGAACCTTTCCAATTTGCAAACTCTTGACCTTGGATTTAATGACTTGACTGCAAATGACCTTGAATGGATTTCTCACCTCTCTAATTTGAGACACCTTGGTCTATCAAAGGTCAATCTCTCTCTAGTTGTTGATTGGTTATCATCAATAAGCAAAATTCCTTCTTTATCTGAACTTGATTTCTATGGTTGTGGACTGCATCAAGTCAATCTTGAATCTATTCCACTTCTGAATACTTCCATTTCTCTGAAATATCTCGATCTCTCATATAATGAATTCCAAAGTAGcatactaaaatattttaggaATATGTCTCAACTGCAAGAGTTGCAACTAAACTACAATAAATTGTCTAGCAAACTTAGTGACAACATACAACAATTGTGTTCCGCAAAAAATGGTTTAAGGAAATTGGATCTAAGCGATAACCCATTTATTAGAGGACCACTTCCTGatttttcttgcttttcatCGTTGGAGGCATTATCTCTTCGAAATGCCAATGTTGTTGGGACATTTCTATAA
- the LOC25495462 gene encoding receptor-like protein EIX2, translating into MNGSLPAFPELGVLFLSKNMLTGSLSSFCTSSSQSLIQLDMSSNFLEGQLSDCWGKFKSLEVLNLAENNLSGKLPNSFGARRQIKSLHLNRNNFSGEIPSLILCHKLQLIDVGDNNLQGTLPMWIGHHLLQLSNLRMRANKFQGNIPTSLCNLSFLQVLDLSQNNIIGEIPQCFDRIVALSNLSFPRTTFQHTSFIYFVENEMYETGPFIDKEILAWKGSNKEYDKILGLVTIIDLSCNHLTGEIPQSITKLVALATLNLSRNNLTGIIPSNIGHMERLESLDLSRNHLSGRMPTSFSNLTFLNNMNLSFNNLDGKIPVSTQLQTFDSYSYVGNNRLCGPPLINLCPSDVISSTRTNDKHVTSEEDEDKLITFGFYVSLVLGFIIGFWGVCGTLVIKTSWRRAYFKFFNNMKDWIYVTLAVFVNRLKKRFQVED; encoded by the coding sequence ATGAATGGTTCATTGCCTGCTTTTCCAGAACTGGGTGTTTTATTTCTCTCAAAGAATATGTTAACAGGGTCCCTATCTTCTTTTTGCACATCCTCATCTCAAAGTTTAATACAATTGGACATGTCTAGTAATTTTCTAGAGGGACAACTTTCAGATTGTTGGGGAAAGTTTAAATCTCTAGAAGTTCTAAATTTGGCCGAAAATAATTTATCAGGGAAACTACCCAACTCATTTGGTGCTCGACGACAAATTAAATCACTCCATTTAAATAGAAACAACTTCTCTGGTGAAATTCCATCTTTGATTCTTTGTCACAAATTGCAATTAATTGATGTTGGTGATAACAATCTTCAAGGAACTTTACCAATGTGGATAGGTCATCATCTTCTTCAGTTGAGTAATTTACGTATGCGGGCAAATAAGTTCCAAGGAAACATTCCTACAAGTCTGTGTAATCTATCATTTCTTCAGGTATTGGATCTCTCTCAAAACAATATAATAGGGGAAATACCACAATGTTTTGATCGGATAGTTGCTTTATCAAATTTGAGCTTTCCCAGAACAACATTTCAACATACGTCATTCATTTACTTTGTGGAAAATGAAATGTATGAAACTGGCCCTTTCATTGACAAGGAAATATTGGCATGGAAAGGATCAAACAAAGAATATGATAAAATTCTTGGATTGGTGACTATCATTGATCTTTCGTGCAACCACTTAACAGGAGAGATACCTCAAAGTATAACAAAACTCGTGGCATTAGCTACTTTAAACCTTTCAAGGAATAATCTCACAGGAATCATTCCTAGCAACATTGGTCATATGGAAAGGTTAGAATCACTCGACTTGTCAAGAAACCATCTTTCTGGTAGAATGCCAACGAGCTTTTCAAATTTGACATTTCTTAATAACATGAACTTGTCTTTCAATAACTTAGACGGCAAAATTCCAGTAAGCACTCAACTACAAACTTTTGATTCCTATTCATATGTGGGGAATAATCGACTTTGTGGACCACCACTCATAAATCTTTGTCCAAGCGATGTGATTTCTTCAACTAGAACCAATGATAAACATGTCACtagtgaagaagatgaagataagCTCATAACCTTTGGGTTTTATGTTAGCTTGGTACTTGGTTTCATAATTGGATTTTGGGGAGTTTGTGGAACTCTTGTGATTAAAACATCATGGAGGCGTGCCTATTTCAAATTCTTCAACAACATGAAAGATTGGATCTATGTCACTCTAGCAGTTTTTGTAAATAGGTTGAAGAAGAGATTCCAAGTTGAAGATTAA